From the Thermodesulfobacteriota bacterium genome, the window CGAAGAGACAAAGGCGGCCTGAACCGATAAAGGGATATCTTTCCGGAGGTGAACGATGAAGGAGTTGATCGAGTCCATTGCAAGGGCGCTTGTAGATAATCCTGACCAGGTAAAGGTTGAAGAGATATCGGGCGACAGGACCTCGGTCATAGAGCTGATGGTCGCTAAAGAGGACCTTGGAAAGGTTATAGGGAAACAGGGCAAGACCGCAAAGGCTATAAGGACGATACTCACCGCCGCGTCGACCAAGCTCAAGAAGCGCGCGGTCCTTGAGATAGTTGAATAAAGAGACGGCTGTACCGGTCGGAAAGGTTGTCGGACTCCACGGCGTAAAAGGGGAGATAAAGATTCTTCTCTTCGGCTCCGCCGAAGGGCTCGAGTGGAAAACGGCCCTGATAGGCGAAACTCCCTACCGTATAAAAAGCTCGCGGAAACACAAGGGGATGCTCCTCGCTACGATCGAGGGCATAGGAAGAATGGAAGAGGCCGAGCCGCTTGTAGGCAGCGAGGTCTCGGTAAGCAGGGAGGAT encodes:
- a CDS encoding KH domain-containing protein, translated to MKELIESIARALVDNPDQVKVEEISGDRTSVIELMVAKEDLGKVIGKQGKTAKAIRTILTAASTKLKKRAVLEIVE
- a CDS encoding 16S rRNA processing protein RimM, which translates into the protein MNKETAVPVGKVVGLHGVKGEIKILLFGSAEGLEWKTALIGETPYRIKSSRKHKGMLLATIEGIGRMEEAEPLVGSEVSVSRED